The following coding sequences are from one Microtus pennsylvanicus isolate mMicPen1 chromosome 1, mMicPen1.hap1, whole genome shotgun sequence window:
- the Sim2 gene encoding single-minded homolog 2 gives MKEKSKNAAKTRREKENGEFYELAKLLPLPSAITSQLDKASIIRLTTSYLKMRAVFPEGLGDAWGQPSRTGPLDSVAKELGSHLLQTLDGFVFVVASDGKIMYISETASVHLGLSQVELTGNSIYEYIHPSDHDEMTAVLTAHPPLHHHLLQEYEIERSFFLRMKCVLAKRNAGLTCSGYKVIHCSGYLKIRQYMLDMSLYDSCYQIVGLVAVGQSLPPSAITEIKLHSNMFMFRASLDLKLIFLDSRVTELTGYEPQDLIEKTLYHHVHGCDTFHLRYAHHLLLVKGQVTTKYYRLLSKLGGWVWVQSYATVVHNSRSSRPHCIVSVNYVLTDIEYKELQLSLDQASTSKSQDSWRTALSTSQETRKSAKPKHAKMKTKLRTNPYPPQQYSSFQMDKLECSQAGNWRTSPPTNAPAPPEQQLHSEGSDLLYGPPYSLPFSYHYGHFPLDSHVFSSKKPALPAKFGQPQGSPCEVARFFLSTLPASSECQWHHANPLVPSSPSPAKNLPEPPVNAARHGLVPNYEAPAAAAARRFGEDPAPPSFPSCGHYREEPALGPAKAARQVSRDGARLALARAPPECCAPPAPEPQAPTQLPFVLLNYHRVLARRGPLGGTAPGLACGPGAPEVVGPLRPRHPGPVAASVPSAPRPHYLGASVIITNGR, from the exons GTCTAGGAGACGCGTGGGGACAGCCGAGCAGAACAGGGCCCCTGGACAGCGTGGCCAAAGAGCTGGGATCGCATTTGCTGCAG ACTCTggatggctttgtttttgttgtggccTCTGATGGCAAAATCATGTATATATCTGAGACCGCTTCTGTCCATCTAGGCTTGTCTCAG GTGGAGCTCACGGGTAACAGTATTTATGAGTACATCCATCCTTCGGACCACGACGAGATGACGGCAGTGCTCACGGCCCACCCGCCGCTCCACCACCATCTGCTCCAAG AGTACGAGATAGAGAGGTCTTTCTTTCTTCGAATGAAATGCGTCCTGGCGAAAAGAAATGCAGGCCTGACGTGCAGTGGATACAAG GTCATCCACTGCAGCGGCTACTTGAAGATCAGGCAGTATATGCTGGACATGTCCCTGTATGATTCCTGCTACCAGATAGTGGGGCTGGTGGCCGTGGGCCAGTCACTGCCGCCCAGTGCCATCACGGAGATCAAGCTGCACAGCAACATGTTCATGTTCAGGGCCAGCCTTGACCTGAAGCTCATCTTCCTGGATTCCAG GGTGACAGAGCTTACAGGCTACGAGCCACAGGACCTGATCGAAAAGACGCTGTACCATCACGTTCACGGCTGTGACACCTTCCACCTCCGCTACGCGCACCACCTCT TGCTTGTGAAGGGCCAGGTCACCACCAAATACTACCGGCTGCTGTCCAAGCTGGGCGGCTGGGTGTGGGTGCAGAGCTATGCCACCGTGGTTCACAACAGCCGCTCCTCCCGGCCCCACTGCATCGTGAGTGTCAATTATGTCCTCAC GGATATCGAATACAAGGAACTCCAGCTGTCTCTGGACCAGGCATCCACGTCTAAGTCTCAGGACTCCTGGAGAACCGCCTTGTCTACCTCACAAGAAACTAGGAAATCAGCTAAGCCCAAACATGCGAAGATGAAGACAAAGCTGAGAACCAACCCTTACCCTCCACAG CAATACAGCTCGTTCCAAATGGACAAACTGGAGTGCAGCCAGGCGGGAAACTGGAGAACTAGTCCCCCCACAAATGCTCCGGCTCCCCCAGAACAGCAGCTCCATTCAGAAGGCAGCGACCTTTTATACGGGCCACCCTACAGCCTCCCCTTCTCCTACCATTATGGACACTTCCCTTTGGACTCTCACGTCTTCAGCAGCAAGAAGCCAGCCTTGCCCGCCAAGTTCGGGCAGCCCCAAGGATCCCCGTGTGAGGTGGCACGCTTTTTCCTGAGCACGTTGCCAGCCAGCAGCGAATGCCAATGGCATCATGCCAACCCCCTAGTGCCCAGCAGCCCATCGCCAGCTAAAAACCTTCCTGAGCCTCCCGTAAATGCTGCCCGGCATGGACTTGTGCCAAACTATGAAG cgcccgccgccgccgctgctcgcAGGTTCGGCGAGGACCCCGCGCCCCCGAGCTTCCCGAGCTGCGGCCACTACCGCGAGGAGCCGGCTCTAGGCCCCGCCAAGGCGGCGCGCCAGGTGTCCCGGGACGGAGCCCGGCTGGCGCTGGCCCGAGCGCCCCCTGAGTGCTGCGCGCCCCCAGCTCCCGAGCCGCAGGCGCCGACGCAGCTGCCCTTCGTGCTGCTCAACTACCACCGCGTGCTGGCGCGCCGCGGGCCGCTGGGGGGCACTGCGCCCGGCCTGGCATGCGGCCCCGGAGCCCCCGAGGTGGTCGGTCCGCTGCGGCCGCGACATCCGGGCCCCGTCGCCGCTTCCGTGCCCAGTGCGCCCCGGCCGCACTACCTGGGTGCCTCGGTCATCATCACCAACGGCAGGTGA